From the Synechococcus sp. HK01-R genome, one window contains:
- a CDS encoding DUF6737 family protein produces MSNSDHSESTSPSLWLAKPWWCQPWSILLTGVVVIAASWFLVERIWLTALAVMGITIWWFLFLVLVPAAYKRAESP; encoded by the coding sequence GTGAGCAATTCCGATCACTCGGAGTCCACCAGTCCTTCGCTTTGGCTTGCCAAGCCATGGTGGTGTCAGCCCTGGTCGATCTTGCTGACGGGAGTTGTCGTGATTGCCGCCAGCTGGTTTCTCGTCGAGCGCATCTGGCTGACGGCCCTTGCCGTGATGGGCATCACCATCTGGTGGTTCCTCTTCCTGGTGCTTGTGCCTGCGGCCTACAAGCGGGCTGAGAGCCCTTAG
- a CDS encoding PCC domain-containing protein has product MRALPLSLAPGQDLRGALEELARAQNLSGFVLGVVGNLSRAAFQCPGQASPTVLEGDLEIITLNGTFGADGVHLHLSLSDGACQVWGGHLEHGTLILKGAQLLLGVLEPSSLQPAIPAMSPQANDARVEIAVLPGCPWCTRALRLLSSADVPHQVFRVDDDQAFAHWHGRSGMNTFPQVFVDGALVGGYDALAAMHERSELHGLR; this is encoded by the coding sequence ATGCGCGCGCTGCCCCTGTCGTTAGCTCCTGGTCAGGATCTCAGGGGAGCTCTCGAGGAGTTAGCGCGAGCGCAGAATCTCTCAGGTTTTGTTCTCGGGGTGGTGGGCAACCTCTCCAGAGCAGCCTTTCAATGCCCTGGTCAGGCCTCCCCGACCGTGCTTGAGGGAGATCTGGAGATCATCACGCTCAACGGAACCTTCGGGGCTGATGGTGTGCACCTGCATCTGAGCCTTTCCGATGGGGCCTGCCAGGTTTGGGGGGGGCATCTTGAGCACGGCACGTTGATCCTTAAAGGTGCCCAGTTGCTTCTTGGCGTCCTTGAGCCGTCATCTCTCCAGCCGGCTATTCCTGCGATGTCGCCGCAGGCCAATGACGCTCGTGTCGAGATCGCGGTGTTACCTGGCTGTCCTTGGTGCACGCGTGCGCTCCGCTTGTTGAGCAGTGCCGACGTTCCCCATCAGGTCTTTCGTGTTGACGATGATCAGGCTTTTGCCCACTGGCATGGGCGCAGCGGCATGAACACCTTCCCTCAGGTCTTTGTGGACGGTGCACTGGTTGGCGGATACGACGCTCTTGCCGCCATGCATGAGCGATCTGAGCTCCACGGGCTGCGGTGA
- a CDS encoding CopG family transcriptional regulator, translating to MSAGDVADAAESERLNVTLPGGVMARLKQHALSEGRSCSSLASYLIEDGLRRHLPLD from the coding sequence ATGAGTGCCGGTGACGTCGCTGACGCCGCGGAATCAGAACGACTGAACGTCACCCTTCCCGGAGGCGTGATGGCGCGCCTCAAGCAGCATGCTCTCAGCGAAGGACGCAGCTGCAGCAGCCTGGCCTCCTATCTGATCGAAGATGGCCTGCGGCGGCATCTCCCCCTGGACTGA
- a CDS encoding transporter substrate-binding domain-containing protein, producing MVKRWFPIRPIVLALVGSILWLEPVGAVEEAKKPIRVGVSGSPPFVIGGQTVQTGISVEVWQEVATRLNQPYVLVPLPNTDANLQALLGREVDLSIGPISITPDRLAREGLDFSQPYFHGHLGLLVPTGSAPWIKRLAPFFGWAALSSLGVLMLLLFLVGNLIWLAERRRNYEQFPRHYLHGVGNGMWFALVTLTTVGYGDRAPLSRTGRTVAGVWMLLSLLALSSVTAGLASAFTLSLSQQSPGRIQQPDDLTGQSVAVVRGTTSSIWAQIYGAKATSTSDLNAAIGLLKAGRVNAVMFDRPALQYFLQKQGHSDFKLAPFALAAQTYGFAFPDDSALRVPLDVEIVDMVRSGRIKAIEDRILQPAPQS from the coding sequence GTGGTGAAGCGATGGTTCCCAATCCGGCCAATCGTTCTGGCGTTGGTCGGATCAATCCTTTGGCTCGAGCCAGTCGGCGCCGTTGAGGAGGCGAAAAAGCCCATCCGGGTTGGTGTGAGTGGGAGCCCTCCCTTCGTGATAGGCGGGCAAACCGTACAGACAGGGATCAGCGTGGAGGTGTGGCAAGAGGTGGCCACCCGTCTCAACCAGCCCTATGTGCTGGTCCCACTACCTAATACAGACGCCAATCTGCAGGCGCTGCTCGGCCGGGAGGTCGATCTCTCTATCGGTCCGATCAGCATCACTCCTGATCGCCTCGCGAGGGAGGGGCTTGATTTCAGTCAGCCCTATTTCCACGGTCATCTCGGATTGCTGGTGCCAACGGGTTCGGCACCTTGGATCAAGAGGCTTGCGCCCTTCTTCGGCTGGGCAGCTCTGTCCTCTCTCGGGGTGTTGATGCTTCTGCTGTTTCTTGTGGGGAATCTGATCTGGCTGGCGGAGCGGCGTCGCAACTACGAGCAGTTCCCTCGTCATTACCTTCACGGCGTTGGTAATGGGATGTGGTTTGCTCTCGTGACTTTGACAACCGTGGGTTATGGCGATCGGGCCCCTTTGAGCCGTACGGGACGCACGGTCGCTGGGGTTTGGATGCTTCTGTCTTTGTTGGCTCTTTCGTCTGTGACCGCGGGGCTGGCTTCAGCCTTCACCCTCTCGCTGTCCCAGCAGTCGCCAGGACGAATCCAGCAGCCCGATGATCTAACCGGTCAGTCCGTGGCAGTCGTTCGGGGAACGACCAGCTCGATTTGGGCTCAGATCTACGGGGCCAAGGCAACGTCGACTAGCGATCTGAATGCGGCAATCGGCCTGTTGAAGGCGGGCCGGGTCAACGCTGTGATGTTCGATCGCCCGGCCTTGCAGTATTTCCTGCAAAAGCAAGGTCATAGCGATTTCAAATTGGCACCCTTCGCCCTCGCGGCCCAGACCTATGGCTTCGCCTTCCCTGATGACAGTGCCTTGCGTGTTCCGCTGGATGTCGAGATTGTCGACATGGTGCGCAGCGGCAGGATTAAGGCGATTGAAGATCGGATTCTCCAGCCTGCGCCTCAGTCCTGA
- a CDS encoding DUF3104 domain-containing protein: MERRAEPIFLRIRPGDHVAVRGLHPSSPASDWWIGAVLHCDGGARGPQPSLCQVACIDTGIIHTVNADQIVDRLRPGPGDAQSRPSPPGNLREQAKARGS, encoded by the coding sequence ATGGAGCGCAGAGCAGAGCCGATCTTTCTGCGGATCCGCCCAGGCGACCATGTGGCCGTCAGGGGGTTGCACCCTTCAAGCCCCGCGTCGGACTGGTGGATCGGTGCCGTGCTGCATTGCGATGGCGGAGCCCGTGGACCACAACCGTCCCTTTGTCAGGTTGCCTGCATCGACACGGGCATCATTCACACCGTGAATGCTGATCAAATCGTCGATCGCCTCAGGCCTGGTCCAGGCGACGCACAATCCAGGCCATCGCCGCCAGGGAACCTGCGAGAGCAAGCAAAAGCGCGAGGGTCATGA
- the pdeM gene encoding ligase-associated DNA damage response endonuclease PdeM: protein MNAVEITPTDEPLTRAPVTNGAGQPWHWGSEELVLMPQRALWRPKSRQLMVADLHLGKAEVFQAHGIPIPSDGDRCNLDRLKQLCQVLQPEELLILGDLIHGRQGLTDKLMKSLQLLPRECSCKLTLIGGNHDRDAPCPGVPRQPSQRVGQLWLSHEPESPPEPRHTPLLNVCGHVHPVASLRSGNDRLRLPCFAYDPVSERLLIPAFGELTGGHDCGQRYRKWLVAENAIVPWLDPSPHHQTRRLAP from the coding sequence TTGAATGCAGTCGAGATCACACCGACGGATGAGCCCTTGACCCGTGCTCCAGTAACCAACGGAGCAGGACAACCCTGGCATTGGGGATCCGAAGAACTGGTGCTGATGCCCCAGAGGGCCCTCTGGCGCCCCAAAAGCCGCCAGCTGATGGTGGCCGATCTTCACCTCGGCAAAGCCGAGGTGTTTCAGGCTCACGGGATTCCGATCCCGAGCGACGGAGATCGGTGCAACCTCGATAGGCTCAAACAGCTATGCCAAGTGCTGCAGCCCGAAGAACTGCTGATCCTCGGAGATCTCATCCACGGACGACAGGGGCTGACCGACAAGCTCATGAAGAGCCTGCAGTTACTACCCCGAGAGTGCAGCTGCAAACTGACGCTGATCGGTGGCAATCATGACCGTGACGCCCCCTGCCCTGGAGTTCCCAGGCAGCCCAGCCAAAGGGTCGGGCAGCTTTGGCTGAGCCATGAGCCCGAGTCGCCTCCGGAGCCACGCCACACGCCTCTTCTCAATGTCTGCGGCCACGTGCATCCAGTGGCATCGCTTCGCTCCGGCAATGATCGACTCCGCCTTCCCTGCTTTGCCTATGACCCTGTGAGCGAGCGATTGCTGATTCCTGCTTTCGGGGAGTTGACGGGAGGGCATGATTGCGGCCAGCGTTACCGCAAATGGCTGGTGGCTGAGAACGCCATCGTTCCTTGGCTCGATCCGTCTCCCCACCACCAAACCAGAAGACTGGCCCCGTGA
- a CDS encoding CBS domain-containing protein: MVLQQSVRDVMTTPVLKVTPETPLQEAVALLSDHHISGLPVVNDQGQLIGELTEQDLMVRESGVDAGPYVMLLDSVIYLRNPLNWDKQVHQVLGTTVKDLMRRDHHSCNAELALPRAASLLHERSTQRLYVVDVDQQPIGVITRGDVVRALASSQI, translated from the coding sequence ATGGTGCTCCAGCAGTCGGTTCGTGATGTGATGACCACGCCGGTGCTGAAGGTCACTCCGGAGACCCCTCTTCAAGAGGCCGTGGCTTTGCTGAGTGATCACCACATCAGTGGTCTGCCGGTGGTGAATGACCAGGGTCAGCTGATCGGTGAACTGACCGAACAGGACCTGATGGTGCGTGAAAGCGGCGTGGATGCCGGTCCTTACGTGATGCTCCTTGACAGCGTCATCTACCTTCGGAACCCCCTCAACTGGGATAAGCAGGTCCATCAGGTGCTTGGCACAACGGTCAAAGATCTGATGCGGCGGGATCATCATTCCTGCAACGCTGAGCTTGCGTTGCCTCGGGCTGCATCGCTTCTGCATGAACGCAGCACCCAGCGGCTCTATGTGGTGGATGTTGATCAACAACCCATCGGTGTGATCACCCGCGGTGATGTGGTCCGCGCCCTGGCCTCGAGCCAGATTTGA
- a CDS encoding CDP-alcohol phosphatidyltransferase family protein produces the protein MAGLPLIMSLAAGWSAVAWILLLLGGLSDALDGWLARRGGGGNSWGARLDPLADKLLICAPLVWLASEQRLPLWALWLLLSRELLISGWRRDAMDGAPASSAGKAKTILQFLSLLLLLWPRSWGSDAAVDGLHQLGWWLFWPSLFMALQSAASYLRPLQSTEGQR, from the coding sequence ATGGCAGGCCTGCCGCTGATCATGTCTCTGGCGGCCGGATGGTCGGCCGTGGCATGGATCCTGCTTCTTCTGGGAGGGCTCAGCGATGCACTGGATGGCTGGTTGGCTCGCCGAGGTGGAGGGGGAAACAGTTGGGGCGCCCGCCTGGACCCCTTAGCCGACAAGCTCCTGATTTGTGCCCCTTTGGTCTGGCTCGCCAGTGAGCAGCGCCTTCCCCTCTGGGCGCTGTGGCTTCTCTTATCCCGGGAGCTGCTGATCTCCGGATGGCGACGGGATGCCATGGACGGTGCTCCCGCCTCGAGTGCAGGGAAAGCCAAAACGATCTTGCAGTTCCTCAGCCTGCTGCTGCTGCTCTGGCCTAGATCCTGGGGATCGGACGCGGCTGTCGATGGGCTCCATCAACTGGGCTGGTGGCTCTTCTGGCCGTCGTTGTTCATGGCCCTGCAATCCGCCGCCAGCTACCTCAGGCCGCTCCAATCAACTGAAGGTCAGCGCTGA
- a CDS encoding NAD-dependent epimerase/dehydratase family protein — protein sequence MKILVMGGTRFVGKPLVASLQAQGHELTLFTRGKQSLPAGIEHVRGDRSQLEDLEQLQGRSFDVIIDSSGRTLDDSRSVLSVTGAPSHRFLYVSSAGVYASSEQWPLDEDCPVDPASRHAGKADTEAWLLKEGIPFTSFRPTYIVGPGNYNPIERWFFARICHDLPVPIPGDGTTITQVGHVEDLAEAMARSLAVDASANRIYNCSCRRGITFNGLVAAAAIAAGRDPQSVDVRRFDPSGLDPKARKAFPLRIGHFLTDISRVERELAWSPRFDALKAFQDSFNREFSLDPVDAPDLSADLQLIGAA from the coding sequence ATGAAGATCCTTGTCATGGGTGGAACCCGATTTGTGGGTAAACCGCTGGTGGCGTCGCTCCAGGCTCAGGGGCATGAACTCACGCTGTTTACGCGAGGCAAGCAGTCCCTGCCAGCTGGGATTGAGCACGTGCGTGGGGATCGCAGCCAGCTGGAGGATTTAGAGCAACTTCAGGGCCGAAGCTTCGACGTAATCATTGATAGTTCCGGCCGCACCCTGGACGACAGCCGTTCTGTCCTGTCTGTGACGGGTGCTCCGAGCCACCGATTCCTTTATGTGAGTTCAGCTGGTGTTTATGCATCCAGCGAACAGTGGCCCCTTGATGAAGACTGCCCAGTGGATCCGGCAAGCCGCCACGCCGGTAAAGCTGACACCGAAGCTTGGCTGCTCAAGGAGGGAATTCCGTTCACGAGTTTCCGTCCCACGTACATCGTCGGTCCTGGCAATTACAACCCGATTGAGCGTTGGTTTTTCGCCCGGATTTGTCATGACCTGCCCGTCCCCATCCCGGGGGATGGCACCACGATTACCCAGGTGGGTCATGTGGAGGACTTGGCTGAGGCCATGGCCCGTTCGCTCGCGGTGGATGCCTCCGCCAACCGCATTTACAACTGCTCCTGCCGCCGTGGCATCACGTTCAATGGGCTTGTGGCAGCTGCTGCGATCGCAGCGGGACGTGATCCTCAGTCCGTTGATGTGCGTCGCTTCGACCCGAGCGGACTTGATCCCAAGGCGCGGAAGGCCTTTCCGCTCAGGATCGGCCATTTTCTGACCGATATCAGCCGAGTGGAGCGTGAACTCGCCTGGAGCCCTCGTTTTGATGCCCTGAAGGCTTTTCAGGACAGTTTCAACCGGGAGTTCAGCCTCGACCCGGTGGATGCTCCAGATCTCAGCGCTGACCTTCAGTTGATTGGAGCGGCCTGA
- the hisA gene encoding 1-(5-phosphoribosyl)-5-[(5-phosphoribosylamino)methylideneamino]imidazole-4-carboxamide isomerase, with translation MEIIPAIDLLGGACVRLHQGDYGQVTQFNDDPVAQALSWQTQGASRLHLVDLDGAKSGKPVNDESVQAITQALSIPVQLGGGVRSVDRAEQLLACGLDRVILGTAALENPGLVTELASRHPGRIVVGIDAREGKVATRGWIENSNVEATTLASELSVEGIAAIISTDIATDGTLEGPNLDALRAMAQASQVPVIASGGVGCMADLLALLALEPLGVQGVIVGRALYDGRVDLREAIAALGENRLQDPPNLDILNG, from the coding sequence ATGGAGATCATTCCCGCCATCGATCTGCTGGGTGGAGCTTGCGTACGCCTGCATCAAGGTGACTACGGACAGGTCACCCAGTTCAACGACGATCCGGTGGCCCAGGCACTGAGCTGGCAGACACAGGGGGCCAGCCGGCTGCACCTCGTCGATCTTGACGGCGCCAAAAGTGGGAAACCCGTCAATGACGAAAGCGTGCAGGCGATCACGCAGGCCCTCTCGATTCCCGTCCAACTCGGTGGAGGCGTTCGTTCGGTTGATCGGGCTGAACAGTTGCTGGCCTGCGGACTTGATCGCGTGATCCTTGGCACCGCAGCGCTCGAAAATCCTGGGCTGGTTACTGAGCTGGCATCGCGTCACCCTGGCCGGATCGTGGTCGGCATCGATGCGCGGGAAGGGAAGGTAGCCACTCGAGGCTGGATTGAAAACAGCAATGTTGAGGCCACGACCCTGGCCTCAGAACTCAGTGTTGAAGGCATTGCCGCGATCATCAGCACCGACATCGCGACGGACGGCACCCTTGAAGGGCCGAATCTTGACGCCTTACGTGCCATGGCCCAGGCCAGCCAGGTGCCGGTGATCGCGTCGGGAGGCGTCGGATGCATGGCCGACCTTCTGGCTCTACTGGCACTGGAACCCCTTGGAGTGCAGGGGGTGATTGTTGGACGCGCCCTCTACGACGGTCGCGTGGATTTGAGAGAAGCGATCGCTGCCCTGGGAGAGAACCGTCTTCAGGACCCTCCAAACCTCGACATCCTCAACGGCTGA
- a CDS encoding Fur family transcriptional regulator, with translation MRLSRQRRMVLDLLWSEANHLSARDIFEKLNARGRNIGHTSVYQNLEALQSAGVIECLDRANGRLYGYRSDPHSHLTCLETGRIEDLDIELPDALLSAIESSTGYRIESYTLQLNGRPTGSAS, from the coding sequence ATGCGTCTCAGCAGGCAGAGACGCATGGTGCTCGATCTGCTCTGGAGTGAAGCCAACCATCTCAGTGCAAGAGACATCTTCGAGAAGCTCAATGCCCGTGGTCGAAACATCGGCCACACCTCCGTTTACCAAAACCTCGAGGCCCTCCAAAGCGCGGGAGTGATCGAGTGCCTCGACAGGGCCAATGGGCGGCTCTACGGATATCGCAGTGATCCCCACAGTCACCTCACCTGTCTGGAGACGGGGCGAATTGAAGATCTCGACATCGAGCTGCCCGACGCACTACTCAGCGCGATCGAATCCAGCACTGGCTACAGGATCGAGTCGTACACCCTGCAACTCAACGGTCGTCCGACGGGCTCCGCATCCTGA
- a CDS encoding DUF3685 domain-containing protein: protein MSSKNVEVLLLAPDLLGESLALQLSMEADTCTVRLRPEQLNQHPCLVIWSVDEQIGFGALRRELLQLNERWQPAPVLLLLPAQLNLSEDELLQLDCPGLLQDPDLPSLREAITTLREGGRVLRLRQSAGPQPSASTPAATLGLGQWLLVSGLQQISHDLQVIESLLNPPPEHLLLRLLLEGRCRELRSARNLLLWLWGPLQVGLVDAVPLGQQSRTILEEGGDSHHQASTAITLRERNATAVWTAIQERLQGAVNAGLGNGTGSLLAMEGLNPERRRDLLLALLQQLDQVMARLRREEMEPEDLHAAALTDSWHALQPQLRRQALQSMTGSYVRLPQGDSLQPVTESLLTQADLQQADEELPDPRRMLDPLVLDQPVLVDGQLLPAHHPRALLQLETLVSNWLVRTAELISGELISACGDWPELRRYLLNQHLISTRELERLRNQLNHQNRWQLWIQRPIRLYESRRLLYRLRAGRIEPLILVEPRDSELKQLGWWQQQVALLLEARDAIAPQMQALVRTIGDLMVVLLTQVVGRAIGLIGRGIAQGMGRSLNQRPAGRG from the coding sequence TTGAGCAGCAAGAACGTCGAAGTCCTCCTGCTCGCGCCGGATCTCCTCGGTGAGTCCCTGGCCCTACAGCTGTCGATGGAGGCCGACACCTGCACCGTTCGACTCCGGCCTGAGCAGCTCAATCAACACCCCTGCCTGGTGATCTGGTCGGTGGACGAACAGATCGGATTCGGGGCCCTGCGTCGGGAGCTTTTGCAGCTCAATGAACGCTGGCAACCAGCTCCTGTGCTGCTCTTGCTCCCCGCTCAACTGAACCTGAGCGAAGACGAGCTGCTTCAACTCGACTGCCCCGGATTACTGCAAGACCCGGATCTACCAAGCCTTCGCGAAGCCATCACCACCCTGCGCGAGGGGGGACGGGTGTTGCGTCTTCGCCAGAGTGCAGGCCCACAACCCAGTGCATCGACCCCTGCGGCAACGCTGGGCCTGGGGCAATGGCTCTTAGTCAGCGGTCTGCAGCAGATCAGCCATGACCTGCAGGTAATCGAAAGCCTGCTCAATCCCCCTCCAGAGCATCTTCTGCTGCGACTGCTGCTGGAAGGGCGCTGCCGCGAATTGCGCAGTGCCAGAAACCTGCTGCTCTGGCTGTGGGGGCCCCTGCAGGTCGGGCTAGTGGACGCCGTCCCCCTGGGTCAACAGAGCAGAACGATCCTCGAGGAAGGCGGGGACTCGCATCATCAGGCGAGCACAGCGATCACGCTGCGTGAACGCAATGCCACAGCGGTCTGGACAGCGATCCAGGAGCGGCTCCAGGGAGCGGTCAACGCAGGGTTGGGCAACGGCACCGGCAGCCTGTTGGCGATGGAGGGGCTGAACCCAGAACGTCGCCGCGATCTTCTCTTGGCACTCCTGCAGCAACTCGACCAGGTCATGGCACGGCTCCGGCGCGAGGAGATGGAGCCAGAGGATCTTCACGCAGCGGCACTGACCGACAGCTGGCACGCTCTCCAGCCTCAGCTGCGCAGACAGGCCCTGCAATCCATGACCGGTAGCTATGTGCGTCTACCGCAGGGCGACTCCCTCCAGCCCGTGACGGAGTCATTGCTGACGCAGGCGGATTTGCAGCAGGCCGATGAAGAACTACCCGATCCACGACGGATGCTGGATCCACTCGTTCTTGACCAGCCGGTGCTCGTGGATGGTCAACTCCTGCCAGCCCACCACCCCCGCGCCTTGCTCCAACTCGAGACTCTTGTCAGCAACTGGTTGGTGCGAACGGCTGAGTTGATCAGTGGAGAGTTGATAAGCGCCTGCGGTGACTGGCCTGAACTGCGGCGTTATCTCCTGAACCAGCATCTGATCTCCACCCGTGAACTGGAGCGACTCCGCAACCAGCTCAACCATCAGAACCGCTGGCAACTCTGGATTCAGCGGCCGATCCGCCTTTATGAGAGCCGTCGTCTGCTTTACCGACTACGGGCCGGTCGAATCGAACCGCTGATCCTTGTGGAACCCCGCGACAGCGAACTGAAACAGTTGGGCTGGTGGCAGCAACAGGTCGCACTGCTTCTCGAAGCAAGGGATGCCATTGCTCCTCAGATGCAGGCTTTGGTGCGCACCATTGGAGACCTCATGGTGGTGCTGCTCACCCAGGTGGTCGGTCGAGCCATCGGCTTGATCGGTCGAGGGATTGCTCAGGGGATGGGACGGAGCCTGAACCAGCGGCCTGCGGGCCGCGGCTGA
- a CDS encoding thylakoid membrane photosystem I accumulation factor — translation MPSYHGWAMARVLKAMLGLVLSLLLFVPTASAARDDDAYDGNIFALYAGNGSLVPPASTLAESQAAGRTSVLIFYLDDSRTSKAFAPAVSELQRLWGRSIDLMPLTTDALQDRMDRGVSDPAHYWHGRIPQVVVINGEGRLLLDEEGQVPLEAINVAISEATGLPAPEGVSTSLSFNELNTEVLTR, via the coding sequence ATGCCCAGCTATCACGGCTGGGCGATGGCACGAGTACTCAAGGCAATGCTGGGACTGGTGCTGTCTCTGCTCCTGTTTGTTCCAACTGCATCCGCAGCGCGCGATGACGATGCCTACGACGGCAACATCTTCGCCCTCTACGCAGGCAATGGCTCCCTGGTCCCTCCCGCCAGCACCCTGGCCGAATCCCAGGCAGCCGGGCGAACCAGCGTCCTCATCTTCTACCTGGATGACAGCCGCACGAGCAAAGCCTTCGCTCCAGCCGTCTCAGAGCTGCAACGGCTCTGGGGGCGAAGCATCGACCTGATGCCTCTGACCACTGATGCCCTGCAAGACCGCATGGATCGGGGCGTCAGCGATCCTGCCCACTACTGGCACGGTCGCATCCCCCAAGTGGTGGTGATCAACGGCGAGGGACGTCTGCTGCTGGATGAAGAGGGTCAAGTGCCCCTCGAGGCCATCAATGTCGCGATCAGTGAGGCCACTGGTCTTCCCGCTCCAGAGGGGGTGAGCACCAGCCTCAGTTTCAATGAGCTCAACACTGAAGTGCTGACCCGCTGA
- a CDS encoding F420-0:Gamma-glutamyl ligase, with the protein MATLLIVLLVLGVAVAWLEARHRLRPASPLQLSANDWHVEPQEQGGLKVTGSFSIHNPHQRMEVMVPEFDVKPVLIGQCDLTSMKVSTSIRPEHPDEEARDDGYWAAYIVKGRKTTTVKVAISVADAEGTAVLESVDTLWADVHWINYGPFGRLQRRQGVVFPLRRPAVPTRDQANIRPGDQCGVLPIRTHLLGPLDDTVDVLRTYAGHLVQPGDVLTIGETPVAVMQGRYQHPSMVDPSWLSRLLCRAFHPTSSLATACGLQTLIDQVGPTRVLLAWVLGLAMKLVGSPGGFYRLAGEQARLIDDITGTTPPYDQTIVLGPQEPQALCEAAAAALGVDVAIVDVNDLGRVKVLASSRGCDHALLHRALKPNPAGNANERTPLVLVRPA; encoded by the coding sequence ATGGCCACCCTGCTCATCGTGCTGCTCGTCCTCGGTGTGGCCGTGGCCTGGCTTGAGGCGCGGCACCGCCTGAGACCAGCCTCGCCACTGCAACTGAGTGCCAATGACTGGCACGTGGAGCCTCAAGAGCAAGGTGGGCTGAAGGTGACGGGCTCCTTCTCGATTCACAACCCCCACCAACGCATGGAGGTGATGGTTCCCGAGTTCGACGTGAAGCCCGTGCTGATTGGACAGTGTGATCTCACCTCAATGAAGGTGAGCACCAGCATTCGGCCCGAGCATCCCGACGAAGAAGCCCGGGACGATGGCTACTGGGCCGCTTACATCGTGAAGGGAAGAAAAACCACCACGGTGAAGGTGGCGATCAGCGTCGCTGACGCTGAGGGGACTGCGGTGCTCGAGAGCGTCGACACCCTGTGGGCCGACGTGCACTGGATCAACTACGGACCGTTTGGTCGTCTTCAACGACGCCAGGGTGTGGTCTTTCCCTTGCGGCGTCCTGCTGTCCCGACCCGCGATCAGGCAAACATCAGGCCTGGCGACCAGTGCGGAGTGCTGCCGATCCGCACCCACCTGCTCGGGCCACTGGATGACACCGTTGACGTGCTTCGCACCTATGCCGGGCATCTCGTTCAGCCCGGTGATGTGCTCACCATCGGTGAAACGCCCGTGGCGGTGATGCAGGGCCGCTATCAACATCCCTCCATGGTGGATCCAAGCTGGCTGAGCAGACTCCTCTGCAGAGCGTTTCATCCCACCAGCAGCCTGGCTACAGCCTGTGGTCTCCAAACCCTCATTGATCAGGTCGGTCCGACCCGGGTCCTGCTGGCCTGGGTTCTTGGCCTTGCCATGAAATTAGTCGGCAGCCCAGGTGGCTTCTATCGACTGGCTGGAGAGCAGGCTCGGCTGATTGACGACATCACCGGCACCACTCCTCCCTATGACCAGACGATTGTCTTGGGTCCGCAGGAGCCCCAGGCCCTCTGTGAGGCAGCAGCCGCAGCTCTCGGCGTCGATGTGGCCATCGTTGATGTCAACGACCTCGGTCGCGTCAAGGTGCTCGCGAGCAGCCGTGGCTGCGACCACGCCCTGCTGCACCGGGCTCTGAAACCAAATCCAGCGGGAAATGCCAACGAGCGAACCCCTCTTGTGCTGGTCCGGCCAGCCTGA
- the ruvX gene encoding Holliday junction resolvase RuvX yields the protein MLSLDVGRRRIGLAGCDPLGIAVRPLQALRRQRFGDDLEQIRRLCHERRVEGLVVGLPLDAEGRLTDQAVHSQRYGIRLARALMLPLAWVNEHSSSWAAGERFGLHGDRSGRLDSAAAALLLEQWLNDGPEPEPVAAADPASGSVSGDEGSCKNTSAQS from the coding sequence GTGCTGAGCTTGGACGTCGGTCGACGCAGAATTGGTTTGGCCGGCTGCGACCCCCTCGGGATTGCGGTCAGACCGTTGCAGGCCCTGAGGCGTCAACGCTTTGGCGACGATCTCGAGCAGATCCGCAGGCTCTGCCACGAGCGCCGGGTGGAAGGTCTGGTGGTGGGCTTGCCGCTGGATGCAGAGGGAAGACTCACCGACCAAGCGGTCCATAGCCAGCGCTACGGAATCAGGCTGGCGAGAGCGCTCATGCTGCCCCTGGCCTGGGTGAACGAACACAGCAGCAGCTGGGCTGCCGGCGAGCGCTTCGGACTCCACGGCGACCGCAGCGGTCGCCTCGACAGTGCTGCCGCCGCCTTACTACTGGAGCAATGGCTGAACGATGGTCCCGAGCCAGAACCGGTCGCAGCGGCGGACCCGGCCTCTGGCAGTGTCAGCGGCGATGAAGGATCCTGTAAGAACACATCAGCGCAGTCATGA